DNA sequence from the Desulfurobacterium indicum genome:
TTTAAATTTCAAGTATCTGTTAACGGTATCTATCTCTATAACATCCCCTTCTTTAACCTCTTTTGAAGCTTTCACCACGGAACCGTTTAATCTTACAACTCCTTCGTCACACAGTATCTTCGCCTGACTTCTCCTCTTTACCACTCTTGAAAGTTTCAGAAACTGATCTATCCTCACTCTTTTTGCCTCTCCTGAAAGAGATAGAAAATAGCCTTGTTAAAAGAGAAAGAAAAGCTGCCGTTAAAAATCCGGCTATATACGAAACAACAATCAGCATAAAAAGCTTTGTCTTATAAGCACCTATAAAAGGAATTACAACATTAACATCCTGGAAATTTGAAAGTGCAAATAGAGAAACGGCTATAACAATTGCTGCAATAAAAATAGAATAAATAAGCTGTTTAAATGTCATTATCCAATCCTCCGAAAAATTCTAAAGTTAAATTTATTACTTCGGAGGGGAATAATCATTCCAAAATTTTAATTTCTATTGCATCGGTAGGGCAGTTTTCTTCACATATCCGGCATGCCATACACCTGTCAGGATATTCCACCACTGCCTTCCCTATATCACTCATTTCAAACACATCTACGGGACAGACATCTACACAAATACCACAACCGGTGCAAAGTTCAACACGAATGTAAGGTATATTTTTCAAATTCCCTCTCTTAACTT
Encoded proteins:
- a CDS encoding RNA-binding S4 domain-containing protein, whose product is MRIDQFLKLSRVVKRRSQAKILCDEGVVRLNGSVVKASKEVKEGDVIEIDTVNRYLKFKIEAIPAGKNVSKKTARELIRIIEDKKKSISDIVDLI
- a CDS encoding 4Fe-4S dicluster domain-containing protein, yielding MKNIPYIRVELCTGCGICVDVCPVDVFEMSDIGKAVVEYPDRCMACRICEENCPTDAIEIKILE